From the Primulina tabacum isolate GXHZ01 chromosome 3, ASM2559414v2, whole genome shotgun sequence genome, one window contains:
- the LOC142539244 gene encoding uncharacterized protein LOC142539244 isoform X1, with translation MTSNPNWPEIKALCLPSDEVQNRPDLVARIFRAKLQVLKDELFKKAIFGRVVAYTYVIEFQKRGLPHAHFLLILTQGAKIFCPEAIDRIVCAELPDPHTHPYLFSLVVKHMMHGPCGLLNPTCPCMKNNACKFNYPKDFAEITKYGTNSYPTYQHRNNNHVVKIRGSQLDNRWVVPYNQYLLAKFNCHINVEICSTIQAIKYIYKYIYKGHDKIFYTLVADGKEHAPDEIKNYQSARWISPPEAIWRIFKFDLNHVHPSVICLPIHLENEHLVTFPASQPLCNIANNPTFKKTMLTQFFFMNNYNDYAKELGCLYVEFPEYFTWHNDSKEWEPRKRHEVIG, from the coding sequence atgaCTTCAAATCCCAACTGGCCTGAGATAAAGGCTTTGTGTTTACCTTCTGATGAGGTACAAAATAGACCTGATTTGGTTGCTAGGATATTCCGCGCAAAACTCCAGGTTTTGAAAGATGAGTTGTTTAAGAAGGCAATATTTGGGCGTGTTGTTGCTTACACTTACGTAATAGAGTTCCAAAAAAGGGGCTTACCTCACGctcattttcttcttattttgaCCCAAGGAGCAAAAATTTTTTGCCCCGAGGCAATAGATAGGATTGTCTGCGCAGAATTACCTGATCCACATACTCATCCATATTTATTTTCGCTTGTTGTTAAACATATGATGCATGGTCCTTGTGGATTACTCAATCCAACATGTCCTTGTATGAAAAACAATGCTTGCAAATTTAATTATCCCAAAGATTTCGCGGAAATAACCAAATATGGGACAAACTCGTATCCAACATACCAACATAGAAATAACAACCATGTCGTCAAAATTAGAGGTTCCCAACTTGATAACCGTTGGGTTGTACCCTACAACCAGTATCTACTGGCTAAATTTAATTGCCACATTAACGTTGAAATATGCTCAACTATTCAAGCTATAAAATATATCTACAAATATATTTACAAAGGACATGACAAAATCTTTTATACGTTAGTTGCTGATGGAAAAGAACATGCACCTGATGAAATTAAAAACTATCAGTCCGCAAGATGGATTTCACCTCCTGAAGCTATTTGGCGGATTTTTAAGTTCGACCTTAACCATGTACATCCATCTGTAATATGCTTACCTATTCATTTAGAGAACGAACATTTAGTAACCTTTCCTGCTAGCCAGCCTTTATGCAACATTGCTAATAACCCcacatttaaaaaaacaatgctaacacaattttttttcatgaaCAATTACAATGACTATGCTAAAGAACTGGGCTGCTTGTACGTTGAATTTCCTGAATACTTTACTTGGCATAATGATTCAAAAGAATGGGAACCACGAAAAAGACACGAGGTCATAGGTTGA